A part of Arenicella chitinivorans genomic DNA contains:
- the prpF gene encoding 2-methylaconitate cis-trans isomerase PrpF yields the protein MYLPQIRIPATYMRGGTSKGVFFNLADLPHAMQQPGPIRDQTLLRVIGSPDHYGKQTDGMGGATSSTSKVVIISKSERADHDVDYLFGQVSIDKPMIDWSGNCGNLSSAVGPFAIAQGLVDASRVPANGIATVRVWQQNIGKTIVANVPIHNGLVQEMGDFELDGVTFPAAEIELAFKDPAADGALFPTGNSIDTLVVPKLGEFEATLINAGIPTVFVRARDLGFTGTELQSDINSDADALQRLELVRAHGALRMGLISDLDEAQSRQHTPKVAFVAEPASYQASSGKQISSQDIDLVVRAMSMGQLHHAMMGTAAVAISVAAAVPGTIVNQVLTSPEGNSVCFGHPSGTLKVGASAYLEDGQWRATEATMSRSARVLMEGWVRVPGACLA from the coding sequence ATGTATTTACCACAAATTAGAATTCCGGCCACCTATATGCGTGGTGGCACCAGTAAAGGGGTATTCTTTAATCTGGCCGACTTGCCGCATGCGATGCAGCAACCGGGTCCAATTCGTGACCAGACGTTGCTGCGTGTCATTGGCAGTCCTGATCACTATGGCAAGCAGACCGATGGTATGGGCGGGGCCACATCCAGTACCAGTAAGGTGGTGATTATTTCTAAAAGCGAGCGGGCGGATCATGATGTGGACTATTTGTTTGGTCAGGTGTCGATTGATAAGCCGATGATCGACTGGAGTGGCAACTGTGGCAATTTGTCTTCTGCGGTTGGCCCATTCGCGATCGCACAGGGTTTGGTTGACGCGTCTCGCGTGCCGGCAAATGGCATTGCCACGGTACGTGTCTGGCAACAAAATATTGGTAAGACGATTGTTGCCAATGTGCCAATACACAATGGCTTGGTTCAAGAGATGGGCGACTTCGAACTGGATGGTGTGACTTTTCCAGCAGCTGAAATTGAGTTGGCTTTCAAAGACCCCGCGGCAGACGGTGCGTTGTTTCCGACTGGGAATAGTATCGATACCTTGGTGGTGCCCAAGCTGGGTGAGTTTGAGGCAACGCTGATTAATGCCGGTATTCCGACCGTATTTGTACGCGCCCGGGATCTAGGATTTACGGGCACGGAGCTGCAGTCAGATATTAATAGCGATGCCGACGCCTTGCAACGGCTTGAGCTGGTACGAGCGCACGGTGCACTCCGCATGGGGTTGATTTCCGATCTGGATGAAGCGCAATCACGACAGCATACACCGAAGGTGGCGTTTGTCGCGGAGCCCGCATCTTATCAGGCTTCAAGTGGTAAACAGATTAGCTCGCAGGACATTGATTTGGTGGTGCGTGCGATGTCGATGGGGCAGTTGCATCATGCCATGATGGGCACCGCCGCCGTTGCCATCAGTGTTGCCGCCGCCGTGCCCGGTACGATTGTCAACCAGGTGCTGACATCACCGGAAGGTAACAGCGTCTGCTTTGGCCACCCGTCAGGTACGTTGAAAGTTGGTGCGAGTGCTTATTTGGAAGATGGGCAATGGCGTGCGACCGAAGCGACAATGAGTCGCAGCGCACGTGTGCTGATGGAAGGGTGGGTACGCGTCCCCGGAGCCTGTTTGGCTTAA
- a CDS encoding pyridoxal-phosphate-dependent aminotransferase family protein: MSFYPPKRTLMGPGPSDVNPRISLALARPTIGHLDPEFIRLMDEIKALLQYAFKTKNLLTLPISAPGSAGMEACFVNLIEAGDTVIVCQNGVFGGRMKENVERAGGTAVMVNDAWGQAIDLDKLDAAIKANPDAKAIAFVHAETSTGVRSDAQAICKLAQDNDMLSIMDTVTGLAGIEVDVDGWGADAVYSGTQKCLSCVPGISPVTFSERAQSVITNRQLPVQSWFLDMNLIMGYWGEGRQRAYHHTAPVNALYALHEALTILREEGLEQSWARHLRNHEALKAGLTGLGLSLLVDEACRLPQLNAVGVPKGVDEAAVRQRLLQQSNLEIGAGLGELAGKVWRIGLMGYASNETNVRLCIHALESALLAQNVPLNPGEGIARVDAAYASSDGA; encoded by the coding sequence ATGAGCTTTTATCCACCCAAACGCACGTTAATGGGGCCCGGCCCCTCAGACGTTAATCCGCGCATTTCACTGGCACTGGCACGCCCAACAATCGGCCACCTGGACCCGGAATTCATCCGCCTCATGGATGAAATCAAAGCCTTACTGCAGTATGCATTTAAGACTAAAAATCTGTTAACCTTGCCGATTTCGGCCCCAGGGTCGGCCGGCATGGAAGCATGCTTTGTAAACCTTATTGAAGCCGGTGATACCGTCATCGTCTGCCAGAACGGCGTATTCGGCGGACGCATGAAAGAAAACGTCGAACGCGCTGGCGGCACTGCCGTCATGGTGAACGACGCCTGGGGGCAAGCCATTGACCTCGACAAACTCGACGCGGCCATCAAAGCTAACCCAGACGCCAAAGCCATCGCTTTTGTGCACGCCGAAACCTCAACCGGTGTGCGCAGTGATGCGCAAGCCATATGTAAGCTTGCGCAGGACAATGACATGCTCAGCATCATGGACACGGTGACCGGCCTCGCGGGTATCGAAGTCGATGTCGATGGCTGGGGCGCGGATGCGGTATACAGCGGCACACAAAAGTGTTTGTCCTGCGTACCGGGCATATCGCCAGTGACGTTTAGCGAACGAGCGCAGTCAGTGATTACCAATCGTCAACTGCCGGTACAGAGCTGGTTCCTCGATATGAATTTGATCATGGGGTACTGGGGCGAGGGTCGTCAACGTGCGTACCACCACACAGCCCCAGTAAATGCGCTGTATGCACTGCACGAAGCGCTCACGATTTTGCGCGAAGAAGGTTTGGAGCAGAGTTGGGCGCGCCATTTGCGTAATCACGAGGCGCTTAAAGCGGGCCTAACAGGACTGGGGTTGTCACTTCTGGTGGATGAGGCTTGCCGGTTACCACAACTCAATGCCGTTGGCGTTCCCAAGGGCGTGGACGAAGCCGCCGTGCGGCAGCGCCTACTGCAACAGTCAAACCTCGAAATTGGTGCCGGACTCGGTGAACTTGCCGGCAAAGTCTGGCGAATTGGCTTGATGGGTTACGCATCCAATGAAACCAATGTGCGTCTCTGTATCCACGCGCTTGAGAGCGCGTTGCTGGCGCAAAATGTGCCGTTGAACCCAGGAGAAGGTATTGCTCGGGTTGACGCAGCCTACGCGTCCTCTGACGGAGCGTAA
- the prpB gene encoding methylisocitrate lyase → MSSTSAGQRFRTALNNSTPLQIVGTINAYTAMMASKIGHQAIYISGGACANASYGLPDLGMTSMNDVLEDARRITAAVDTPLLVDIDTGWGGAFNIARTIKESIRAGVAAVHVEDQVAQKRCGHRPNKAVVSCEEMVDRIKAAVDARTDDAFFIMARTDSYAIEGLQASIDRAAAYLEAGADGIFAEAMASLDEYQAYHDALKKPLLANMTEFGMSPLFDTQELAQHGVNMVLYPLTATRAMHKAAEMVYQDVLEKGHQRDMVQHMQTRMELYDYLNYHEYEETLDKLFSSQQD, encoded by the coding sequence ATGTCGAGCACATCTGCCGGACAGCGGTTTCGCACCGCACTAAATAACAGTACCCCCTTGCAAATCGTTGGCACGATCAACGCCTACACGGCGATGATGGCAAGCAAGATCGGCCATCAAGCGATTTATATCTCCGGTGGTGCGTGCGCCAATGCATCCTATGGTCTGCCTGATTTAGGCATGACCAGCATGAACGATGTGTTGGAAGATGCTCGACGCATCACCGCCGCCGTTGACACGCCCTTACTGGTTGACATTGATACCGGCTGGGGCGGCGCTTTTAATATCGCGCGCACCATCAAGGAGTCGATCCGCGCTGGTGTGGCGGCCGTACACGTGGAAGACCAAGTCGCACAAAAGCGCTGCGGCCATCGACCTAACAAGGCCGTTGTCAGCTGCGAGGAAATGGTAGACCGTATCAAAGCTGCCGTGGACGCTCGAACGGATGACGCATTTTTTATTATGGCGCGTACGGATTCCTACGCAATCGAAGGGCTACAGGCCTCCATTGATCGCGCCGCCGCCTATCTTGAAGCTGGTGCGGATGGTATTTTTGCCGAAGCCATGGCATCGCTCGACGAGTATCAGGCGTATCACGACGCACTGAAGAAGCCACTATTAGCCAATATGACCGAATTTGGTATGTCTCCCCTGTTTGATACTCAGGAGCTGGCTCAGCACGGCGTTAATATGGTGCTCTACCCTTTAACCGCGACCCGTGCCATGCACAAGGCGGCCGAAATGGTTTATCAAGATGTGCTAGAGAAAGGCCATCAACGAGACATGGTGCAGCACATGCAGACCCGCATGGAGTTGTACGACTATCTTAATTATCATGAGTATGAAGAGACACTGGATAAACTATTCTCTTCCCAACAAGACTAA
- the acnD gene encoding Fe/S-dependent 2-methylisocitrate dehydratase AcnD: MNQHYRKSLAQTQLDFFDAEAAVNRLSDGAYAKLPYTSKVLAENLVRRCPPEQLELALMQLIERRRDSDFPWYPARVVCHDILGQTALVDLAGLRDAIAEKGGDPSKVNPVVPTQLIVDHSLAVEAAGFDPEAFEKNRAIEDRRNEDRFHFINWTKKAFKNIDVIPPGNGIMHQINLEKMSPVVHARDGVAFPDTLVGTDSHTPHVDALGVIAIGVGGLEAESVMLGRASYMRLPDIVGVELVGERQAGITATDIVLALTEFLREQRVVSSYLEFFGPGADQLTLGDRATISNMTPEFGATAAMFYIDQNTIDYLRLTGRDDAQVALVETYAKQTGLWASQMGDAEYERVLRFDLSTVVRNIAGPSNPHRRVATTELGAQGISREVVETVDLDNWQGHMPDGAVIIAAITSCTNTSNPRNMIAAGLIARNANRLGLLRKPWVKSSLAPGSKTVQLYLQEAGLMSELENLGFGVVGFACTTCNGMSGALDPTIQSEVVSRDLYATAVLSGNRNFDGRIHPYAKQAFLASPPLVVAYALAGTIRFDIEQGVLGHDAEGNPVRLSDIWPSDAEIDAIVASSVKPEQYRNTYEPMFNLEVSDNAGISPLYDWRPTSTYIRRPPYWEGALAGERTLSGMRPLAVLGDNITTDHLSPSNAILASSAAGEYLTKMGLPEEDFNSYATHRGDHLTAQRATFANPKLLNEMVTENGEVVQGSFARIEPEGKVTRMWEAIETYMQRKQPLIIVAGADYGQGSSRDWAAKGVRLAGVEAIVAEGFERIHRTNLIGMGVLPLEFTAGATRGTLKLDGSELYDVIGQPSPSATLQLRITRRSGQRVDVPVLCRLDTEEEVAIYTAGGVLQRFAQDFLEAGDAA; encoded by the coding sequence ATGAATCAACACTATCGCAAGTCATTGGCGCAAACTCAGTTGGATTTTTTTGATGCCGAAGCGGCGGTTAACCGTCTGTCTGACGGTGCTTACGCAAAGTTGCCGTATACCTCCAAGGTGCTGGCAGAGAATTTGGTCAGGCGCTGCCCTCCAGAGCAATTGGAACTTGCGTTGATGCAGCTAATTGAGCGGCGCAGAGACTCTGACTTTCCATGGTATCCGGCGCGTGTTGTGTGTCACGATATTTTAGGGCAAACGGCGTTGGTGGATTTGGCGGGTCTGCGCGATGCGATCGCGGAGAAAGGCGGTGACCCGTCCAAAGTCAACCCGGTGGTGCCGACGCAATTAATTGTGGATCACTCTCTAGCAGTCGAAGCGGCAGGTTTCGATCCAGAGGCTTTTGAAAAAAATCGTGCAATCGAAGATCGTCGTAATGAAGATCGCTTTCATTTTATTAATTGGACGAAAAAAGCATTCAAGAATATCGACGTGATTCCGCCAGGCAACGGCATCATGCACCAAATAAACCTTGAGAAAATGTCGCCCGTGGTGCACGCACGTGATGGCGTGGCATTCCCGGATACGCTGGTCGGTACCGACAGTCATACACCGCACGTTGATGCACTCGGTGTGATCGCGATCGGCGTTGGTGGGCTCGAGGCTGAGAGCGTCATGCTAGGTCGTGCTTCGTATATGCGATTGCCAGACATTGTCGGTGTAGAACTGGTTGGCGAGCGTCAAGCGGGTATTACGGCTACCGATATCGTACTGGCATTGACCGAGTTTTTGAGAGAGCAACGCGTAGTCTCGAGTTATTTGGAATTTTTTGGTCCAGGGGCCGACCAGCTTACCCTGGGGGATCGGGCGACTATTTCGAATATGACGCCAGAGTTCGGTGCCACCGCGGCCATGTTCTACATAGACCAAAATACCATTGATTACCTACGCTTAACTGGCCGAGACGATGCGCAAGTGGCGTTAGTCGAAACCTACGCTAAGCAAACTGGCTTATGGGCATCCCAAATGGGCGACGCGGAGTATGAGCGGGTTTTGAGGTTTGATCTGTCAACCGTTGTTCGGAATATTGCCGGTCCCTCGAATCCACATCGTCGCGTCGCCACGACTGAGCTTGGCGCACAGGGAATCAGTCGAGAGGTTGTGGAAACCGTAGATCTAGACAATTGGCAGGGACATATGCCAGACGGGGCGGTCATTATCGCTGCCATCACCAGCTGCACGAATACCAGTAATCCGCGCAACATGATTGCCGCTGGATTGATCGCACGCAATGCAAATAGGCTTGGCTTACTTCGCAAACCCTGGGTGAAAAGTTCGTTGGCGCCGGGCTCCAAGACCGTGCAACTGTACTTGCAAGAAGCTGGATTGATGTCTGAGCTGGAGAATTTAGGCTTTGGTGTGGTGGGCTTTGCGTGTACTACCTGTAATGGGATGAGCGGCGCACTCGATCCGACTATCCAGTCAGAGGTGGTGTCGCGTGACCTGTATGCGACGGCTGTGTTGTCTGGCAATCGAAACTTTGATGGCCGGATCCATCCTTACGCTAAACAGGCATTTTTGGCGTCACCGCCATTGGTGGTTGCCTATGCGCTAGCCGGGACCATCCGGTTTGATATTGAGCAAGGCGTACTGGGGCACGATGCCGAAGGCAACCCCGTGCGTTTAAGTGACATCTGGCCGAGTGACGCAGAGATTGATGCCATCGTGGCCAGTAGCGTCAAGCCTGAACAGTATCGAAACACATATGAGCCTATGTTTAACCTCGAGGTAAGTGATAACGCTGGTATCAGCCCGTTATACGACTGGCGTCCTACCAGTACGTACATCCGCAGACCGCCTTATTGGGAGGGGGCATTGGCTGGCGAACGCACGTTGAGTGGTATGCGTCCATTGGCGGTACTGGGCGACAACATCACCACCGATCATCTATCGCCTTCAAACGCCATTCTGGCGAGTAGTGCGGCGGGGGAATACCTGACAAAAATGGGGCTGCCAGAGGAGGACTTTAATTCTTATGCCACGCATCGCGGCGATCACCTGACCGCACAGCGGGCAACCTTTGCTAACCCAAAACTATTGAATGAAATGGTTACCGAGAATGGTGAGGTGGTACAGGGTTCATTCGCACGGATTGAGCCTGAAGGTAAGGTCACTCGTATGTGGGAGGCGATCGAAACGTATATGCAACGCAAACAGCCGCTGATTATCGTGGCAGGCGCTGACTACGGGCAGGGCTCGTCACGTGACTGGGCTGCTAAAGGTGTGCGTCTGGCTGGTGTGGAGGCAATCGTGGCCGAGGGGTTCGAGCGAATTCACCGAACTAATCTCATTGGTATGGGGGTTTTGCCATTGGAGTTTACCGCAGGCGCTACGCGAGGAACTCTCAAACTGGATGGCTCTGAGCTCTACGATGTGATCGGGCAGCCCTCACCCAGTGCGACTTTGCAGTTGCGTATCACGCGACGTTCAGGCCAGCGGGTCGATGTGCCGGTACTATGCCGCCTAGACACCGAAGAAGAAGTTGCCATTTACACCGCCGGCGGCGTGTTGCAGCGTTTTGCGCAGGATTTTCTCGAAGCCGGCGATGCGGCGTAA
- the prpC gene encoding bifunctional 2-methylcitrate synthase/citrate synthase produces the protein MSSDKKLGGAGLRGQVAGQTALCTVGTQGSGLNYRGYDVDDLADNCIFEEVAHLILKGHLPTQAELDTYQAKLHGLRDLPEELKAGLELIPAGAHPMDVMRTGVSLLGNLEPETDFSQQADVVDRILSLLPAIVVYWYRFSHDGVRIDTNTGAATIGGHFLHMLHDKPASKLHEKVMNVSLILYAEHEFNASTFNGRVAASTLTDIHSVITGAIGTLRGPLHGGANEAAMEMIEQWSSPDEAEAAILEKLKNKELIMGFGHAVYKERDPRNAIIKKWSEALAKDVGDDVLFPVSVRVEAVMKREKNMFCNADFFHASAYNFMGIPTGLFTPIFVMSRVTGWAAHAFEQRANNRIIRPSAEYTGPEHRAVEPIDQR, from the coding sequence ATGTCATCGGATAAAAAACTAGGTGGCGCGGGCTTGCGTGGCCAGGTAGCTGGTCAAACGGCATTATGTACAGTGGGCACACAGGGCTCTGGATTAAACTATCGAGGCTATGATGTCGACGACCTGGCCGACAACTGTATTTTTGAAGAAGTCGCACATTTGATCTTAAAGGGGCACCTACCGACTCAGGCTGAACTGGATACCTATCAAGCCAAATTACATGGTCTGCGTGACTTACCAGAAGAGCTAAAAGCCGGTCTAGAGCTGATTCCCGCCGGCGCACACCCGATGGATGTAATGCGCACCGGTGTTTCCCTGCTCGGCAACCTAGAGCCTGAAACCGATTTTTCGCAACAAGCGGATGTGGTCGATCGCATTCTGTCACTACTACCGGCGATTGTCGTGTACTGGTACCGGTTTTCGCACGATGGTGTGCGTATTGATACCAACACCGGCGCGGCGACGATTGGCGGACACTTCCTGCACATGTTGCATGACAAACCTGCCAGTAAGCTGCATGAAAAAGTCATGAACGTGTCACTGATTCTTTACGCCGAGCACGAGTTTAACGCATCCACTTTTAACGGCCGCGTTGCAGCATCCACCTTGACCGACATACATTCCGTCATTACCGGCGCGATTGGCACTTTACGAGGCCCGCTGCATGGTGGTGCCAATGAAGCAGCCATGGAAATGATCGAGCAGTGGTCATCGCCGGATGAAGCCGAAGCCGCCATTCTGGAAAAGCTGAAAAATAAAGAGTTGATTATGGGCTTTGGGCACGCAGTTTACAAAGAACGCGATCCACGCAATGCGATTATCAAAAAATGGTCAGAAGCCTTGGCCAAAGATGTTGGTGATGACGTGCTCTTCCCAGTTTCCGTGCGGGTTGAAGCGGTGATGAAACGTGAAAAGAACATGTTCTGCAATGCCGACTTCTTCCATGCCTCAGCGTATAACTTCATGGGCATTCCTACCGGGTTGTTCACACCAATTTTTGTGATGTCACGTGTTACCGGCTGGGCTGCACACGCATTCGAGCAACGTGCGAATAATCGAATCATTCGCCCCAGCGCTGAATACACCGGACCTGAACATCGCGCGGTTGAGCCGATCGATCAGCGTTAA
- a CDS encoding TetR/AcrR family transcriptional regulator, with product MDLRKRRSQEKLQVALAHHLQKQTIDEITIGELTKTAGVSRQTFYSNFDSKQSILLSRIESMFEKSWVKTESFIQNAEIGREEFVEISMRNLLEECEKDRILMRAAFTGQAGIQCLSLLKSLVSRLISDRILFQFNQNFNARQLDTIADFYAGGIIGVVQGWLLDETPMKDISSVARQVGRLVPHGLDGYLSRTN from the coding sequence GTGGATTTAAGAAAAAGACGCAGCCAAGAAAAGCTTCAGGTCGCACTAGCGCACCATTTACAAAAGCAAACAATCGATGAAATTACGATCGGGGAGTTGACCAAGACCGCTGGTGTGAGTCGCCAGACGTTTTACTCCAATTTTGATAGTAAACAATCGATCCTGCTGTCACGAATTGAGAGCATGTTTGAAAAGAGTTGGGTGAAAACGGAATCTTTCATCCAAAACGCCGAGATTGGGCGTGAAGAGTTCGTTGAAATCAGTATGCGTAACTTGTTAGAAGAGTGCGAAAAAGATCGTATCTTGATGCGTGCTGCATTCACCGGTCAAGCCGGGATTCAATGTCTTTCGCTCTTGAAATCATTGGTTTCAAGGTTGATTTCAGATCGAATTCTGTTTCAATTTAATCAAAACTTTAATGCACGCCAACTGGATACTATTGCGGATTTCTACGCCGGTGGCATTATCGGCGTGGTACAAGGTTGGTTGTTGGATGAGACGCCGATGAAGGACATTTCTTCGGTCGCACGTCAGGTTGGTCGGTTAGTGCCGCATGGCCTAGACGGTTATCTCTCTCGAACCAATTGA
- a CDS encoding cation transporter gives MSAGCQHNHDFDGASAAYRRALFLVIALNAGMFIVEMIYGIAGESQALQADALDFLGDSMTYALSLWAIGKPLATRGNVALLKGVSLLLMAFWVLGSTLYHVLYSNSPSAPIMGGVALAALAANLISVVLLVRFKEGDANVRSVWLCSRNDAIGNVAVLVAAGLVFVTGTRWPDLVVATVLASLFVSSSRQIIVQAMAEKRHV, from the coding sequence ATGTCAGCCGGGTGTCAACACAACCACGATTTTGATGGTGCGAGCGCGGCTTACCGACGTGCTTTATTCTTGGTGATTGCACTCAATGCGGGTATGTTCATCGTCGAGATGATCTACGGAATCGCAGGCGAGTCGCAGGCATTGCAAGCTGATGCGCTGGATTTTCTTGGTGACAGCATGACCTATGCGTTGAGTTTATGGGCGATCGGCAAGCCCTTGGCTACCCGAGGTAATGTCGCACTGCTTAAGGGCGTAAGCCTCTTATTGATGGCATTTTGGGTGCTAGGGTCGACCTTATATCACGTGCTGTATTCAAACTCACCGAGTGCGCCGATTATGGGTGGCGTGGCGCTGGCGGCCTTGGCCGCCAACCTGATTAGCGTGGTGTTGCTGGTTCGATTCAAGGAGGGTGACGCGAACGTTAGATCGGTTTGGTTATGTAGCCGCAATGATGCCATTGGCAATGTGGCGGTACTGGTGGCTGCCGGGTTGGTGTTCGTTACTGGGACGCGTTGGCCTGATCTCGTTGTGGCGACCGTACTTGCAAGTCTATTCGTTAGCTCGTCACGGCAAATTATTGTGCAGGCGATGGCCGAGAAACGTCATGTTTAG
- a CDS encoding inositol monophosphatase family protein, protein MSIAKAAAQSAGKYIAESFGDRAQLVIEQKSLNDFVSEVDRHSEQVITAELHRHFPSHRILGEEYGVSGGLESPYTWIIDPLDGTTNFLRGIPHFAVSIGLKHDDQLVLGVVYDPVKNELFSAELGRGAQMNGQTISVTNGGGLHGALLATGVPYSGDPLASLSAFTSTMTTLLAQQTSGIRRLGAAALDLAYVAAGRYDGFWESHLKPWDIAAGALLVTEAGGVVSDLAGRDNYLESGHVMAAGVQVHQAMLPITAQTYLHL, encoded by the coding sequence ATGAGTATCGCCAAAGCTGCAGCACAGTCCGCGGGAAAATACATTGCCGAGTCCTTCGGCGACCGTGCGCAGTTGGTGATTGAGCAAAAGTCCCTCAACGACTTTGTTTCTGAGGTGGACCGTCACTCAGAACAGGTCATCACTGCCGAACTCCATAGGCATTTTCCAAGCCACCGCATACTGGGCGAGGAGTACGGTGTCTCCGGTGGGTTGGAGTCGCCTTACACTTGGATTATTGACCCGTTAGATGGGACCACCAACTTTTTGCGCGGTATTCCGCATTTCGCTGTGTCCATTGGGCTAAAACACGATGATCAGTTGGTTCTGGGTGTGGTGTACGACCCAGTAAAGAATGAACTTTTTTCCGCGGAACTAGGGCGGGGTGCGCAGATGAATGGGCAGACCATTAGCGTCACCAACGGCGGTGGACTGCATGGCGCCTTGCTCGCCACCGGCGTGCCTTACAGTGGTGATCCGCTCGCAAGTCTGTCTGCTTTTACTTCGACTATGACGACACTCTTGGCACAACAGACCAGCGGTATTCGAAGACTTGGTGCAGCGGCATTGGATCTGGCCTACGTCGCTGCCGGGCGTTACGATGGTTTTTGGGAATCCCACTTAAAGCCATGGGATATTGCTGCTGGAGCCTTGTTAGTGACCGAAGCGGGTGGTGTCGTAAGTGATCTAGCAGGCCGTGACAATTATTTGGAGTCCGGTCATGTCATGGCTGCTGGTGTACAGGTACACCAAGCGATGTTACCCATTACTGCGCAAACATATTTGCATCTCTAG
- a CDS encoding response regulator yields the protein MSDRIRIVVVDDHPLFREGVVTTLAESGYFDVVAQAGSKEEAIIQAEKHIPDLMLLDVSMPGGGIETASEIAVRVPVIKIIMLTVSEQEHDVQAALKAQARGYILKGVASEELISILRDIHNGDSYISPNLAVNILMRSSEQPKPDSPDDFDLNERERQILEKLAIGMSNKEIADDIFLSEKTVKHYMTNIMHKLHVSNRVQAAIKAYEMSKSNSR from the coding sequence ATGAGTGATCGAATTCGGATTGTTGTGGTCGATGACCATCCTTTGTTTCGAGAAGGTGTGGTGACCACATTGGCAGAGAGCGGCTACTTTGACGTGGTGGCGCAGGCCGGCAGTAAAGAAGAGGCGATCATTCAGGCGGAGAAACACATACCGGACCTGATGTTGCTGGATGTCAGTATGCCCGGTGGTGGCATCGAGACTGCCTCAGAGATAGCTGTTCGGGTCCCTGTGATCAAGATTATCATGCTAACGGTCTCCGAGCAGGAGCACGACGTCCAGGCGGCTCTCAAAGCGCAAGCGCGAGGCTACATCCTCAAGGGCGTTGCTTCGGAAGAGTTGATTTCGATTCTGCGCGATATTCATAATGGTGACTCATATATTTCACCGAATCTAGCCGTCAATATACTAATGCGCAGTTCTGAGCAACCTAAACCCGACTCACCGGATGACTTTGATTTGAACGAGCGGGAGCGTCAGATACTGGAAAAGCTGGCAATCGGCATGAGCAATAAGGAGATTGCGGACGATATTTTCCTGAGCGAAAAAACGGTCAAGCACTACATGACTAACATCATGCATAAGCTGCACGTGAGTAACCGTGTTCAGGCCGCAATTAAAGCTTACGAAATGAGTAAATCCAATAGTCGTTGA